Proteins encoded together in one Deinococcus sp. Marseille-Q6407 window:
- a CDS encoding S-layer homology domain-containing protein — MKKSVLLLTAALSFGAAGAQTAVTTTAAQAPALTDVPAGHWAKDAVERLVSQGIILGYPDGTYRGTQNLTRYEAAMIISRLLDQVGRGDVKLGDLDDATVTSVRNAINELSAELAALDVRVSDLENSAVSREDFARLEGRVDAIASTDGGKVGEQLAAVNEMATLLNQDVLELQDRVTKVDGELASFDERLGVVEDQVSENTTAIDQQGGRIANLENGRVRLTLGVSGGYGRLDRVAGNTDFDVDRVTEGTFAQKQYTGQTAASDTDTRVRGEDTKSYEDGLDTGITLGVKATNIDAGNNIVIEEAGVNFGFDPAILTPATALGTGTAKSTNRYVTYLDSAEVTGRIGDDARFRAVASGKDLTARPDVVNPVGKLADKPGYNDYLLPSGVNNGVTVGATLSDLPYKPTAYVSAGYGNDDNLRGTYIAARTEAKLGDKGDIGVSFVQNNSTVGTGHTAFGVDASYTQNKPDSTDVLYGVKGTYVASMPDAFTARLAGREASFAAVVSGEANFFNLGAKGDFRAVSPGFKDGKANMDVNKDDDNSAGFYDEVGYGASVSTRVGNAEIGVAGDTFTNYTDQDWNNRRSTFGGHVGTNLGALRVVGFGSQAMDQRVPGTTANGLAGQDSGYAAAGDTTVRYVPQVDAHPGVTSVRSMSSDRSNTIFAPGKVTDLYRYTTGVGALVTHDGSAANPLVPNLDLAATGIYNYNSSDYYVAGFGAYNFKPNSTFTVTPFVGASMYQQNAANREGAADNNRVQGGVRVATQPLNYAFKPQFKAGIGAASYTTGAVDAANTANNTARAAATGNQWGGSAEVTLNEFFSPATKLSLGYGYRQVNGLRDNVNVKSTLPADVTDFRFGGTYAAPVTVTDGNYNTTQGIFTQLSWNDALKFNYGVFSNNNYDSNHVQQGDTNIAQGFKVTYGVKF; from the coding sequence ATGAAGAAAAGTGTTTTATTGCTGACGGCTGCGCTGTCGTTTGGTGCTGCGGGGGCTCAGACCGCCGTGACCACCACCGCTGCTCAGGCGCCTGCCCTGACCGACGTTCCTGCCGGTCACTGGGCCAAGGACGCTGTGGAGCGTCTGGTTAGCCAGGGCATCATCCTGGGCTACCCGGACGGCACCTACCGCGGCACCCAGAACCTGACCCGCTACGAAGCGGCGATGATCATCTCCCGCCTGCTGGATCAGGTGGGCCGCGGTGACGTCAAGCTGGGTGACTTGGATGACGCGACCGTCACTTCCGTTCGCAACGCCATCAACGAACTGAGCGCCGAACTGGCTGCTCTGGACGTGCGCGTGAGCGACCTGGAAAACAGCGCCGTGAGCCGTGAAGACTTTGCCCGTCTGGAAGGCCGCGTTGACGCGATTGCCTCCACCGACGGTGGCAAGGTGGGCGAACAGCTGGCCGCTGTCAACGAAATGGCCACCCTGCTGAACCAGGACGTCCTGGAACTGCAGGACCGCGTGACCAAAGTGGACGGCGAACTCGCCAGCTTCGACGAGCGCCTGGGCGTGGTCGAAGATCAGGTCAGCGAAAACACCACTGCTATTGACCAGCAGGGCGGACGGATCGCCAACCTGGAAAACGGCCGTGTGCGCCTGACCCTGGGTGTCTCGGGTGGCTATGGCCGCCTGGACCGCGTGGCTGGCAACACCGACTTTGACGTTGACCGCGTCACTGAAGGTACTTTTGCCCAGAAGCAGTACACTGGCCAGACCGCTGCCAGTGATACCGACACCCGTGTCCGTGGTGAAGACACCAAGTCTTACGAAGACGGCCTGGACACCGGAATCACTCTGGGCGTCAAGGCGACCAACATCGATGCTGGCAATAACATCGTGATTGAAGAAGCTGGCGTGAACTTCGGCTTTGATCCGGCGATCCTGACCCCCGCGACCGCGTTGGGCACTGGCACCGCCAAATCCACCAACCGTTATGTCACCTACCTGGATTCGGCTGAAGTGACTGGCCGGATCGGCGACGACGCTCGTTTCCGTGCAGTTGCCAGTGGTAAGGATCTGACGGCCCGCCCTGACGTGGTCAACCCTGTTGGTAAGTTGGCCGACAAGCCCGGCTATAATGATTACCTGCTGCCCAGTGGCGTCAACAACGGCGTGACCGTCGGTGCCACCCTGAGCGACCTGCCTTACAAGCCCACCGCCTATGTGAGCGCTGGTTACGGCAACGACGACAACCTGCGCGGAACCTACATTGCTGCTCGCACTGAAGCCAAACTGGGCGACAAGGGCGACATCGGCGTGAGCTTCGTGCAGAACAACAGCACCGTGGGCACTGGCCACACTGCCTTTGGTGTGGATGCCAGCTACACCCAGAACAAGCCCGATTCGACCGATGTGCTGTACGGCGTGAAGGGCACTTACGTTGCCAGCATGCCTGACGCTTTCACCGCCCGTCTGGCTGGCCGTGAAGCTTCGTTCGCTGCTGTGGTTTCGGGTGAAGCTAACTTCTTCAACCTGGGCGCTAAGGGTGACTTCCGTGCCGTTTCTCCTGGCTTTAAAGATGGCAAAGCCAACATGGACGTGAACAAAGACGACGACAACTCGGCTGGTTTCTACGATGAAGTGGGCTATGGCGCTTCGGTGTCGACCCGCGTCGGCAACGCTGAAATCGGCGTGGCTGGCGATACCTTCACCAACTACACCGATCAGGACTGGAACAACCGCCGTTCCACCTTCGGTGGTCATGTAGGCACCAACCTGGGCGCTCTGCGCGTCGTGGGCTTCGGTAGCCAGGCGATGGATCAGCGCGTTCCTGGAACCACCGCCAACGGACTGGCTGGTCAGGACTCCGGTTACGCTGCTGCTGGCGACACTACCGTGCGCTACGTGCCCCAGGTTGATGCTCACCCCGGCGTGACCAGCGTGCGCTCCATGAGCAGCGACCGCAGCAACACCATCTTTGCTCCTGGCAAGGTGACTGACCTGTACCGCTACACCACTGGCGTGGGCGCTCTGGTGACCCATGACGGCAGTGCCGCCAACCCCCTGGTCCCCAACCTTGACCTGGCGGCCACCGGCATCTACAACTACAACAGCTCCGACTACTACGTGGCTGGCTTTGGTGCTTACAACTTCAAGCCCAACAGCACCTTCACCGTGACTCCTTTCGTGGGCGCTTCCATGTACCAGCAGAATGCAGCCAACCGTGAAGGCGCCGCCGACAACAACCGCGTCCAGGGTGGCGTTCGTGTGGCGACCCAGCCGCTGAACTACGCGTTCAAGCCTCAGTTCAAGGCTGGCATCGGTGCTGCTTCCTACACCACCGGCGCTGTTGATGCGGCCAACACGGCCAACAACACCGCACGCGCTGCTGCAACCGGCAACCAGTGGGGCGGCTCGGCTGAAGTGACCCTTAACGAGTTCTTCTCCCCGGCCACCAAGCTGAGCCTGGGCTACGGCTACCGCCAGGTGAACGGTCTGCGTGACAATGTCAACGTGAAGAGCACGCTGCCTGCCGACGTGACCGACTTCCGCTTTGGCGGTACCTATGCTGCTCCTGTGACTGTGACCGACGGCAACTACAACACCACCCAGGGTATCTTTACCCAGCTGTCTTGGAATGACGCTCTGAAGTTCAACTACGGTGTGTTCTCCAATAACAACTACGACAGCAACCACGTGCAGCAGGGTGACACCAACATCGCCCAGGGCTTCAAGGTCACCTACGGCGTGAAGTTCTAA
- a CDS encoding manganese-dependent inorganic pyrophosphatase has product MLPVFGHQNPDTDAITAALVYASFLTRTGTPATAYRLGELNFETPFVLREAGIEAPAMLPEQEAGTTVALVDHNESTQSAPNLAELSVSYVVDHHKLGDLQTSSPALLRFEPVGSCGTILLKLHREANLTVEPLEARLMLSGILSDTLHFRSPTTTDADREAVDFLAPVAGIEDVTDYAMQMFAAKSDLGDTPAEQLLQMDYKEFTFGEGDAAQRWGVGVTETTNPGYVLGRQEELLTAMRDLKQQHGLQGMILSVVDILEEHNETLVASGTEAAALQGAFGVQVADGRADLGSRISRKKQLVPALEDYFAQQH; this is encoded by the coding sequence ATGCTTCCCGTATTTGGACACCAAAATCCCGACACTGACGCCATTACAGCTGCACTGGTCTATGCATCTTTCCTGACCCGGACCGGAACGCCTGCTACGGCTTACCGCCTGGGTGAGCTGAACTTCGAGACCCCCTTCGTTCTGCGTGAAGCTGGCATTGAAGCTCCGGCTATGCTGCCCGAACAGGAAGCCGGAACCACAGTGGCGCTGGTCGACCACAATGAATCTACGCAGTCGGCGCCTAATCTGGCCGAGCTGTCTGTGTCTTATGTGGTGGACCACCATAAGCTGGGTGACCTGCAGACCAGCTCCCCGGCCCTGCTGCGCTTCGAGCCGGTGGGCTCCTGCGGCACCATTTTGCTGAAACTGCACCGTGAAGCCAACCTGACGGTGGAACCCCTGGAAGCCCGGCTGATGCTGAGCGGCATTCTGAGCGATACCCTGCACTTCCGCAGCCCGACCACGACCGATGCCGACCGTGAAGCGGTGGACTTCCTGGCTCCGGTGGCCGGGATTGAGGACGTGACCGACTATGCTATGCAGATGTTTGCCGCCAAGAGCGACCTGGGCGACACGCCTGCCGAACAGCTGCTGCAGATGGACTACAAGGAGTTTACTTTTGGCGAGGGTGACGCTGCCCAGCGCTGGGGTGTGGGCGTGACCGAGACGACCAATCCCGGCTATGTGCTGGGCCGCCAGGAAGAACTGCTAACAGCCATGCGCGATCTCAAGCAGCAGCATGGGTTGCAGGGCATGATCCTGTCGGTGGTGGATATTCTGGAGGAACACAACGAAACGCTGGTGGCATCTGGTACCGAGGCGGCGGCGCTTCAGGGGGCTTTTGGTGTGCAGGTAGCAGATGGCCGGGCCGATCTGGGCAGCCGGATCAGCCGCAAAAAGCAACTGGTTCCGGCGCTGGAAGATTATTTTGCCCAGCAGCACTGA
- a CDS encoding bifunctional folylpolyglutamate synthase/dihydrofolate synthase yields MSREEMTLERQLDWLYGIQRFGVRPGLERIEALLARLGHPERRFRSVLVGGTNGKGSVAASLASVLQAAGHSTGLFTSPHLTHFAERFRIDGEPVAGSELLTALEEVRPHAEAVEATFFEVVTALGCLLFARAGVNWAVMEVGLGGRLDATNTLSPELSVITNVGLDHTEILGDTLDAIAGEKAGILRPGRPAVTGVAPSLWPVLEQKGADLWALGRDFVFEVESLKLTGTALRLHWLQHDLPALTLRTPLLGAHGASNAALAAAAALRLGVGSEAVQRGLIATRWPGRLEYLEARGQGWLLDGAHNPDGAQALADTLGTLGLRPVRLVFGASADKAVTEMVQILGPVASDVVLTQARWSPRAADQAQLRPAWEAQGVPVREAASPAEALALAAAGTKQAAPIVVCGSLYLIGEVRGLLLEEGAEARERWQ; encoded by the coding sequence ATGTCGCGAGAAGAAATGACGCTGGAGCGCCAGCTGGACTGGCTTTATGGAATTCAGCGCTTCGGCGTTCGGCCGGGTCTGGAGCGCATCGAAGCGTTGCTGGCCCGATTGGGGCACCCGGAGCGGCGCTTCCGCAGCGTGCTGGTGGGCGGGACCAACGGCAAAGGCTCGGTGGCTGCTTCGCTGGCGTCGGTGTTGCAGGCGGCCGGGCACTCGACCGGCCTGTTTACCAGTCCACACCTCACCCATTTTGCCGAACGGTTCCGTATAGACGGCGAGCCGGTTGCTGGGAGCGAGTTGCTGACGGCTCTGGAAGAGGTGCGCCCTCATGCCGAGGCGGTAGAGGCCACTTTCTTTGAGGTTGTCACGGCGCTGGGGTGTCTGCTGTTTGCCCGGGCTGGCGTGAACTGGGCCGTGATGGAAGTGGGACTGGGCGGCCGCCTGGACGCCACCAATACTCTGTCGCCAGAGCTGAGTGTGATTACCAATGTGGGGCTGGATCACACCGAGATTCTGGGCGATACGCTGGATGCCATCGCCGGTGAGAAAGCTGGCATTCTTCGCCCTGGCCGCCCCGCTGTCACGGGAGTGGCGCCGTCGCTGTGGCCAGTGCTGGAGCAAAAAGGCGCGGACCTCTGGGCGCTGGGCCGGGACTTCGTTTTTGAGGTGGAGTCTCTGAAGCTGACTGGGACAGCCTTGCGGCTGCACTGGTTGCAACATGATCTGCCAGCCCTGACCCTCCGGACCCCACTGCTGGGTGCGCACGGCGCCAGCAATGCGGCTCTGGCGGCTGCAGCGGCACTGCGGCTGGGAGTGGGCAGTGAGGCGGTGCAGCGGGGCCTGATTGCCACCCGCTGGCCCGGCCGGCTGGAATACCTGGAGGCACGCGGGCAGGGCTGGCTGCTAGACGGGGCCCATAATCCCGACGGGGCTCAGGCGCTGGCCGATACGCTGGGCACCCTGGGGCTGCGGCCGGTCCGCCTGGTTTTCGGCGCATCTGCCGATAAGGCAGTGACAGAGATGGTTCAGATTCTAGGGCCGGTAGCCAGTGACGTGGTCCTGACCCAGGCACGCTGGAGCCCACGCGCCGCTGACCAGGCGCAGCTACGGCCTGCCTGGGAAGCCCAGGGCGTGCCGGTACGCGAGGCTGCATCGCCTGCCGAAGCGCTGGCGCTGGCAGCTGCCGGAACAAAACAGGCCGCACCCATAGTGGTGTGCGGCAGTCTGTACCTGATTGGAGAAGTGCGGGGCCTGCTGCTGGAAGAAGGCGCCGAAGCGCGTGAGCGCTGGCAATAA
- a CDS encoding helix-turn-helix domain-containing protein — protein sequence MKLHERLRELRSERKLRLKDVSEVAEISVPYLSDLERGRTNPSLDTLQTLAAAYSISVHDLLEGVEFYGESGEGALPRGLADLMADPVLGAQLTPDWVRTLSRIELRGKRPEGKQDWYEIYLHLKRILD from the coding sequence ATGAAACTGCATGAACGTCTGCGTGAGCTGCGCAGTGAGCGCAAATTGCGCCTGAAGGATGTCTCGGAGGTCGCGGAAATCAGCGTGCCCTATCTGAGTGATCTGGAACGTGGCCGGACCAACCCCAGCCTGGATACCCTCCAGACCCTGGCTGCCGCTTATAGCATTTCGGTACACGATCTGCTGGAAGGCGTCGAGTTCTACGGTGAGTCGGGCGAGGGTGCCCTGCCCAGAGGCCTGGCCGACCTGATGGCCGATCCGGTTCTGGGTGCCCAGCTGACCCCCGACTGGGTAAGAACCCTGTCGCGTATCGAGCTGCGCGGCAAACGCCCCGAAGGCAAGCAGGACTGGTACGAGATCTACCTGCACCTCAAGCGCATTCTGGACTGA
- a CDS encoding polymer-forming cytoskeletal protein, producing MNQDRRDLLHRAADQTAGWDEEPLTSAEQAELAQLSPEVQQALLAEWASLSDLLRPLPALPRSQAAATASDIALAARLSQPVPELSMPDANVLAGQIAAEIALGAQLRPAQVKLPRSQAAEIAAGIRLSAQLQQLPSPPRASIDAAELAARIAREAQAALPHPPAVAKEAARPAGITELYPPHPDVRRGSRAAPLALVGSLIAGLLVLAVSSTWSGLRAGAAVLHDLLTSLPPTFGLGLVLLLATSLLIVRHPAPRWQGLGGAAFGLAALLTFPTLYDALDSNGISFGHDLVIEGQHSGPVIAVGSNIHLRSGSVVDGQVLTLLGDIQQDPGAAVQGQVTALLGQGPASATPQPASSLGALQLASATAIRPLLGWLGSTAWAALFWVLTSAVTLVLVSSGAGDQLARRQSRAPLQTLALGVLALAALLVPATLLSFAGWLAPGLALSLLLVLLLALGLGVSALDVGQQLAGRLKVNLPDIAGVATALALLAVSLVWPALTLAVVLIGGAWGSGTLLLVRQGRRETPGREPASSA from the coding sequence TTGAATCAAGACCGCCGGGATCTGCTGCACCGGGCAGCCGATCAGACGGCTGGCTGGGATGAGGAACCTCTGACCTCAGCCGAACAGGCAGAACTGGCACAGCTGTCCCCCGAAGTGCAGCAGGCGCTGCTGGCAGAATGGGCCAGTCTGAGCGATCTGCTGCGTCCTTTGCCAGCTTTACCCAGGTCGCAGGCAGCAGCCACCGCCAGCGATATTGCCCTGGCGGCCCGGCTGAGTCAGCCTGTCCCAGAGCTTTCGATGCCAGACGCCAACGTTTTGGCCGGGCAGATTGCCGCCGAGATCGCTCTGGGCGCCCAGCTGCGGCCCGCCCAGGTGAAGCTCCCGCGTTCGCAAGCTGCTGAAATTGCCGCCGGCATCCGGCTGTCGGCGCAGCTCCAGCAGCTGCCCTCTCCGCCCCGGGCCAGCATAGACGCAGCTGAGCTGGCGGCCCGCATCGCCCGGGAAGCCCAGGCCGCTCTCCCCCATCCCCCGGCTGTGGCCAAAGAAGCTGCTCGCCCAGCCGGAATCACAGAACTCTACCCCCCTCACCCAGACGTGCGGCGGGGCAGCCGGGCCGCGCCCCTGGCTCTGGTCGGTAGTCTGATTGCCGGCCTGCTGGTCCTGGCGGTCAGTTCGACCTGGTCGGGACTCAGGGCCGGCGCGGCCGTGCTGCACGACCTATTGACCAGCCTGCCGCCCACGTTCGGGCTGGGGCTGGTCCTGCTGCTGGCGACCAGTCTGCTGATCGTCCGCCACCCGGCACCCCGCTGGCAGGGGCTGGGCGGCGCTGCTTTCGGCTTGGCGGCCCTGCTGACTTTTCCCACCCTGTATGACGCCCTGGACAGCAACGGTATCAGCTTCGGGCACGATCTGGTCATCGAAGGGCAGCACAGCGGCCCAGTCATTGCGGTGGGCAGCAATATCCATCTGCGCTCCGGCAGCGTGGTTGATGGACAGGTGCTGACCCTGCTGGGCGATATCCAGCAGGATCCCGGCGCGGCCGTACAGGGTCAGGTCACAGCACTGCTGGGGCAGGGGCCAGCCAGCGCCACGCCGCAGCCGGCCAGTTCGCTGGGGGCCCTACAACTAGCCAGCGCCACCGCCATCCGGCCGCTGCTGGGCTGGCTGGGCAGCACCGCCTGGGCCGCGCTGTTCTGGGTACTGACCAGCGCGGTCACCCTGGTGCTGGTCAGCAGTGGTGCCGGCGACCAGCTGGCCCGGCGGCAAAGCCGGGCTCCTCTCCAGACCCTGGCCCTGGGTGTCCTGGCCCTGGCCGCGCTGCTGGTGCCGGCCACGCTGCTCTCTTTCGCCGGCTGGCTGGCGCCAGGGCTGGCTCTCAGCCTGCTGCTGGTGCTGCTGCTGGCGCTGGGGCTAGGGGTCAGTGCCCTGGATGTGGGCCAGCAGTTGGCCGGCCGCCTGAAAGTCAACCTGCCGGATATCGCTGGTGTGGCCACCGCGCTGGCGCTGCTGGCCGTCAGCCTGGTCTGGCCGGCGCTGACCCTGGCCGTCGTCCTGATCGGCGGGGCCTGGGGCAGCGGCACCCTGCTGCTGGTTCGCCAGGGCCGCCGCGAGACGCCCGGCCGCGAACCGGCCAGCAGCGCCTGA
- a CDS encoding cyclodeaminase/cyclohydrolase family protein, giving the protein MPLRSAEPQPAAEPPSLWTHTMQEVLDAAGARRSVPTGGSVVAVSGAFGVSLLILAVNLTLTKADPPAELTALNDKLRSLQARIQALGDADATLFAAFMKQARQPDTPAAEEDELRQQTREVPLQLARELQTGLALAQQLRPLVHTSVVSDIQAGGAILHGALQAALFTLANNLSSADAAQTGEFQVQRQQLEQARLTAQEWLEEEQSIKDG; this is encoded by the coding sequence ATGCCGCTGCGCAGCGCCGAGCCCCAGCCTGCTGCCGAGCCGCCCAGCCTCTGGACCCATACCATGCAGGAGGTGCTGGACGCTGCCGGCGCCCGCCGCAGTGTGCCTACCGGCGGTTCGGTGGTGGCGGTCAGCGGCGCCTTCGGCGTCTCGCTGCTGATTCTGGCGGTGAATCTGACCCTCACCAAAGCGGACCCGCCTGCCGAACTGACTGCCCTGAACGATAAGCTGCGTTCCCTGCAGGCGCGTATTCAGGCGCTGGGCGACGCCGACGCCACGCTGTTTGCCGCATTTATGAAACAGGCCCGCCAGCCGGACACTCCCGCAGCTGAGGAAGACGAACTGCGGCAGCAGACCCGCGAGGTGCCACTGCAACTGGCCCGCGAACTGCAGACTGGCCTGGCGCTGGCCCAGCAACTGCGGCCGTTGGTCCACACTTCGGTAGTCAGCGATATCCAGGCAGGCGGGGCCATTCTGCATGGCGCCCTGCAAGCGGCCCTGTTCACTCTGGCCAACAACCTCAGCAGCGCCGATGCGGCGCAGACCGGCGAGTTCCAGGTACAGCGGCAACAACTGGAACAGGCACGGCTGACCGCGCAGGAATGGCTGGAAGAAGAGCAGAGTATTAAGGATGGGTAA
- a CDS encoding malate dehydrogenase encodes MKEPVRVAVTGAAGQIGYSLLFRIAAGDMLGKDQPVILQLLEITPALKALEGVVMELRDGAFPLLADVITSDDPMVAFKDADYALLVGAMPRKAGMERGDLLSANGGIFKPQGEALNKVASRNVKVLVVGNPANTNALIAQQNAPDLDPKCFTAMVRLDHNRAISQLAEKTGKPVTEIKNITIWGNHSSTQYPDLSRATVAGEKALDLVDQDWYENEYIPTVAKRGAAIIEARGLSSAASAASAAIDHMRNWALGTPEGEWVSMGIPSDGSYGIPEGLIYGFPVTVKDGKYEIVQGLDISDFSRGKMDATAKELEEERDEVRKLGLVK; translated from the coding sequence ATGAAAGAACCCGTACGTGTAGCAGTGACCGGCGCGGCCGGCCAGATTGGTTACAGCCTGCTGTTCCGCATCGCCGCCGGCGACATGCTGGGCAAGGACCAGCCCGTGATTCTGCAGCTGCTGGAAATTACTCCGGCGCTCAAGGCCCTCGAGGGCGTCGTGATGGAGCTGCGTGACGGCGCGTTCCCCCTGCTGGCCGACGTGATCACCAGCGACGACCCAATGGTGGCCTTCAAGGACGCCGACTACGCCCTGCTGGTGGGCGCCATGCCCCGCAAGGCCGGCATGGAACGCGGTGACCTGCTGAGCGCCAACGGCGGCATCTTCAAGCCGCAGGGCGAAGCCCTGAACAAGGTCGCCAGCCGGAACGTCAAGGTGCTGGTGGTGGGCAACCCCGCCAACACCAACGCGCTGATCGCCCAGCAGAACGCTCCTGATCTGGACCCCAAGTGCTTTACCGCCATGGTTCGCCTGGACCACAACCGCGCCATCAGCCAGCTGGCCGAAAAGACCGGCAAGCCGGTGACCGAGATCAAGAACATCACCATCTGGGGCAACCACTCCTCCACCCAGTACCCCGACCTGTCGCGGGCGACCGTGGCCGGCGAAAAGGCGCTGGATCTGGTGGACCAGGACTGGTACGAAAACGAGTACATTCCCACCGTCGCCAAGCGCGGCGCCGCGATCATCGAAGCGCGTGGTCTGTCCTCGGCGGCTTCGGCTGCTTCGGCCGCCATTGATCACATGCGCAACTGGGCGCTGGGCACCCCTGAAGGCGAATGGGTCAGCATGGGCATTCCCAGTGACGGCTCCTACGGCATTCCTGAAGGCCTGATCTACGGCTTCCCCGTGACCGTCAAGGACGGCAAGTACGAAATCGTGCAGGGCCTGGACATCAGCGACTTCAGCCGCGGCAAGATGGACGCCACCGCCAAGGAACTGGAAGAAGAGCGCGACGAAGTGCGCAAGCTCGGCCTGGTGAAGTAA
- a CDS encoding alanine/glycine:cation symporter family protein produces MAFSPPLLALSLDERINQAVRPIGEWVSSVIFYSVPVGGTELPLIVAWLVLASLVCTVALGFVNLRGFGHALRIVRGDSPFSTPSSPGTITHFQALSTAVSGTVGIGNMSGVAVAVAAGGPGATFWMILAGLLGMSAKFVECTLGVKYRRVNPDGTVSGGPMHYLSRGLADLGLSGLGKAMAAVYALFLALGALGIGNMFQSNQAYAIAQTVTGGDASFLNGYAWAYGLVFAALGGAVIIGGIGNIARVTARLVPFMAGLYLIMALVVIGVHFSGLPAAIGAIVQGAFTPEGVAGGALGALIQGFRRATFSNEAGLGSSSIAHSAVRTDQPATEGYVAMLEPFIDTVVVCTLSALVIILTGAYHLEGLSGIAMTSAAFASVAPWLVWPLALAATLFAFSTLISWSYYGTKAAAYLLGDSRAVQLGYSVLFLIATVIGASLDLSDLIDLSDALIFAVCIPNVIGIYLLLPTARREMQRYRAAYAAQRRGRVAGD; encoded by the coding sequence ATGGCTTTCTCTCCTCCTCTACTGGCGCTCAGCCTGGACGAGCGCATCAATCAGGCGGTGCGGCCCATCGGCGAGTGGGTCAGCAGCGTCATCTTCTACTCGGTTCCGGTGGGCGGCACTGAACTGCCACTGATCGTGGCCTGGCTGGTGCTGGCCAGCCTGGTCTGCACTGTGGCACTGGGCTTCGTGAACCTGCGCGGCTTCGGGCACGCCCTCAGAATCGTGCGTGGCGATTCGCCGTTCAGCACCCCCAGCAGCCCCGGCACCATCACCCACTTTCAGGCGCTCTCGACTGCCGTTAGCGGCACGGTGGGTATCGGTAATATGTCGGGGGTCGCGGTGGCCGTGGCAGCCGGCGGGCCCGGTGCCACCTTCTGGATGATTCTGGCCGGCCTGCTGGGCATGAGTGCCAAGTTCGTGGAATGCACCCTGGGCGTCAAATACCGCCGCGTGAACCCCGACGGCACCGTGTCGGGCGGGCCGATGCACTACCTCTCGCGCGGTCTGGCAGACCTGGGGCTGAGCGGCCTGGGGAAAGCTATGGCGGCCGTGTACGCACTCTTTCTGGCCCTGGGCGCGCTGGGCATCGGCAACATGTTTCAGAGCAACCAAGCCTACGCCATCGCCCAGACGGTGACCGGCGGCGACGCCAGCTTTCTGAACGGCTACGCCTGGGCTTACGGTCTGGTCTTTGCGGCGCTGGGCGGGGCCGTCATCATCGGCGGGATCGGCAACATTGCGCGGGTCACTGCCCGGCTGGTGCCGTTCATGGCCGGGCTGTATCTGATCATGGCGCTGGTGGTCATCGGGGTGCATTTCAGCGGGCTGCCGGCCGCCATCGGCGCCATCGTGCAGGGCGCCTTTACGCCCGAAGGCGTGGCCGGCGGCGCCCTGGGCGCCCTGATTCAGGGCTTCCGGCGGGCCACCTTTTCCAACGAGGCGGGCCTGGGGTCGTCCTCTATCGCCCACTCGGCGGTGCGCACCGACCAGCCGGCCACCGAAGGCTACGTCGCCATGCTGGAGCCTTTTATCGACACGGTGGTGGTCTGCACCCTCAGCGCCCTGGTGATCATTCTGACCGGCGCCTATCACCTGGAGGGTCTCAGCGGCATCGCCATGACCAGCGCCGCTTTTGCCAGCGTGGCGCCCTGGCTGGTGTGGCCGCTGGCACTGGCCGCCACGCTGTTCGCCTTTTCCACCCTGATCAGCTGGAGCTACTACGGCACCAAGGCCGCCGCCTATCTGCTGGGCGACTCGCGCGCGGTGCAGCTGGGCTACAGCGTGCTGTTCCTGATCGCCACCGTGATCGGGGCCTCGCTGGACCTGAGCGACCTGATTGACCTGAGCGACGCCCTGATCTTTGCGGTGTGCATTCCCAACGTGATCGGCATTTACCTGCTGCTGCCCACCGCCCGCCGCGAGATGCAGCGTTACCGCGCTGCCTACGCGGCCCAGCGCCGGGGCCGGGTGGCCGGCGACTGA